In Corynebacterium aquatimens, one genomic interval encodes:
- a CDS encoding IS1249 family transposase — MTPNRPRCPSCHGETKKNGPTPKGSTRWRCKDCGATFIRHRTDQTQARDFTAFHAYVTGTASLNDVAGTLNVSRRTLDRRFAPFWLIDVPNTPDPHRVYDQIFIDGTYTDAGCLLVAASRDHVIAWHWAKSESAHAYTQLLSGIAAPLCVVLDGGQGALSAIKACWPNTLIQRCLVHAQRVVRRYTTTRPRTDAGKAIYALALKLTTITTVDQAREWTLRLHDFAVVYKAFLNEKTLLPKERRTLNHQWEWTHIRVRRAYNSLVHLSRNNWLFTYLQPPTDALEPDRWAATTNSLEGGINAQLKRIADAHRGRSGERQRKMLEWYLHSKTQLPDAPLQIARQCRFGQDQLAKVPDLVTKDRNESDHQTGRPAFYDNAIPTDYEHSVGIRKGPLK, encoded by the coding sequence GTGACACCAAACAGACCACGATGCCCCTCATGTCATGGGGAAACAAAGAAAAACGGTCCCACTCCCAAAGGCTCCACTAGGTGGCGGTGCAAAGACTGCGGAGCCACCTTCATACGCCACCGCACCGACCAAACCCAAGCTCGGGACTTCACAGCGTTTCACGCCTACGTCACTGGCACAGCGTCACTTAACGACGTAGCTGGTACCTTGAACGTCTCCCGCCGCACGCTCGACCGCCGGTTCGCCCCGTTTTGGCTCATCGATGTTCCCAACACCCCAGACCCACACCGGGTCTACGACCAGATTTTCATCGACGGCACCTACACCGACGCTGGCTGCCTGCTGGTTGCCGCAAGCCGCGACCACGTCATCGCCTGGCACTGGGCTAAAAGCGAATCAGCCCACGCCTACACTCAACTACTAAGCGGCATCGCCGCACCGTTATGCGTCGTCCTCGACGGCGGCCAAGGCGCCTTATCCGCCATCAAAGCCTGCTGGCCCAACACGCTGATCCAGCGCTGTCTCGTCCATGCCCAACGCGTTGTCCGCCGCTACACCACAACACGCCCCCGCACCGATGCCGGCAAGGCCATCTATGCACTAGCGCTGAAACTGACCACGATCACCACCGTGGACCAAGCCCGGGAATGGACGCTGCGTCTACACGACTTCGCAGTGGTCTACAAGGCCTTCCTCAACGAGAAAACACTCCTACCCAAAGAGCGCCGCACCCTCAACCACCAATGGGAATGGACCCATATCCGTGTGCGTAGGGCTTACAACTCGCTTGTGCACCTTTCACGCAACAACTGGCTGTTCACCTACCTCCAACCCCCGACAGACGCACTCGAACCCGACCGGTGGGCAGCAACCACCAACAGTCTTGAAGGCGGGATCAACGCCCAACTCAAACGCATCGCTGACGCCCACCGCGGCAGATCAGGAGAGCGGCAACGCAAAATGCTCGAATGGTACCTGCACTCGAAAACGCAACTGCCTGACGCCCCATTACAGATCGCCAGGCAGTGCAGGTTCGGACAAGATCAACTCGCCAAAGTTCCCGATCTCGTCACTAAAGACCGAAACGAATCCGACCATCAAACAGGCCGACCAGCCTTCTACGACAACGCTATCCCAACCGACTACGAACACTCAGTAGGAATCAGAAAAGGACCCCTCAAATAA
- the dusB gene encoding tRNA dihydrouridine synthase DusB, translated as MTTTAPVTPAADGSAPTLNIGGLALSSPVILAPMAGVTNMPFRVLCREIEQELTGTASGLYVCEMITARALVAGNPKTLHMTSFAPQETPRSMQLYTVDPDFTYRAVRQIVEQDMADHVDMNFGCPVPKVTRKGGGCAIPFKRRLYGNIVAAAVRAAEGSGIPVTVKFRVGIDDEHHTHLDAGRIAAEEGAAAVTLHARTGAQRYSGAARWDEITRLVDHMAGTGVPVLGNGDIFAPDDAARMMAQTGCAGVEVGRGCLGRPWLFAQLGAQLRGEEVPPEPTLGEVARIVYRHAELLADHNGEDRGVRELRKHVGWYFRGFPVGGEFRSALTRVSTLEELRTQLSPIADATDKASEADSARGRQGSAGKIVLPDGWLDDPEDATVPEGAEVENNGG; from the coding sequence ATGACTACGACTGCTCCTGTAACCCCCGCGGCGGACGGGTCTGCGCCAACGCTGAACATTGGCGGACTGGCCTTATCCTCCCCGGTGATCCTGGCGCCCATGGCCGGGGTAACTAACATGCCGTTCCGCGTACTATGCCGCGAGATCGAGCAGGAGCTCACCGGCACCGCATCCGGGTTATACGTGTGCGAGATGATCACCGCCCGCGCGCTCGTGGCGGGCAACCCGAAAACGCTGCACATGACGTCCTTCGCGCCACAGGAAACCCCGCGTTCCATGCAGCTCTACACAGTGGATCCGGACTTTACCTACCGTGCCGTGCGCCAGATTGTCGAACAAGACATGGCCGACCACGTGGACATGAACTTCGGCTGCCCCGTCCCGAAAGTGACCCGCAAGGGCGGCGGGTGCGCCATCCCCTTCAAGCGGCGGTTGTACGGAAACATCGTCGCCGCCGCGGTGCGCGCCGCCGAAGGATCGGGCATTCCAGTGACCGTGAAATTCCGCGTGGGCATCGACGATGAGCACCACACGCACCTTGACGCGGGGCGAATCGCCGCCGAGGAGGGCGCGGCGGCCGTAACTTTGCACGCGCGCACCGGGGCGCAGCGCTACTCGGGCGCTGCCAGGTGGGACGAGATCACCCGCCTGGTGGACCACATGGCCGGCACCGGGGTTCCGGTGCTGGGCAATGGCGATATTTTCGCCCCCGATGACGCGGCGCGCATGATGGCGCAGACCGGCTGCGCTGGCGTCGAAGTTGGCCGTGGCTGCCTGGGGCGCCCGTGGCTGTTTGCGCAGTTGGGCGCGCAACTACGCGGTGAAGAGGTTCCGCCGGAACCCACCCTGGGCGAAGTTGCCCGGATTGTCTACCGTCACGCGGAGCTACTGGCCGACCACAACGGCGAAGACCGGGGCGTGCGTGAGCTGCGCAAGCACGTCGGCTGGTATTTCCGCGGCTTCCCCGTCGGCGGTGAATTCCGCTCCGCTCTCACCCGCGTCTCTACCCTGGAGGAGCTGCGCACCCAGCTGTCCCCCATCGCGGATGCCACAGACAAGGCCTCCGAAGCGGACTCCGCGCGCGGCCGCCAGGGCTCCGCCGGCAAGATCGTGCTGCCCGACGGCTGGCTCGATGACCCCGAGGACGCCACCGTGCCCGAGGGCGCAGAAGTAGAGAACAACGGCGGGTAA
- the phoU gene encoding phosphate signaling complex protein PhoU gives MRTAYREHLEAYASDLRVMSETVRAIMSNATTALLETSLDNAEEALSLADSLKEIRERCEHRSMELLALQNPVASELRQVITSIHIVEDFNRMGALAKHIANTARLRHPREVVPADLRDTVADVAKLVDEMAELIDDQLISPDADLALEVNRVDDQVDALHRFILSTVTANDWEESNRAAVDLALVGRFYERYADHCVNVASRIVFLVTGQSPEDYADQKTIQI, from the coding sequence ATGCGCACCGCGTACCGTGAACATCTCGAAGCCTACGCCTCTGACCTGCGGGTCATGAGCGAGACCGTGCGCGCAATCATGTCCAACGCCACCACCGCATTGCTGGAGACATCCCTAGACAACGCGGAAGAGGCTTTATCACTGGCGGATTCTTTGAAAGAAATCCGCGAGCGCTGCGAACACCGCTCGATGGAACTGCTGGCGCTCCAGAACCCCGTTGCCAGCGAACTGCGCCAGGTGATCACGTCGATCCACATCGTCGAAGATTTCAACCGCATGGGCGCTTTGGCAAAGCACATCGCCAACACAGCACGCCTGCGCCACCCACGTGAAGTGGTGCCAGCAGATCTGCGCGACACCGTCGCCGATGTAGCCAAGCTTGTCGACGAAATGGCAGAACTCATCGACGACCAGTTGATCAGCCCCGACGCCGACCTTGCACTGGAAGTCAACCGCGTTGACGATCAGGTCGATGCGCTACACCGGTTCATCCTGTCCACGGTCACAGCCAACGACTGGGAGGAATCCAACCGTGCCGCCGTGGACCTCGCCCTCGTGGGCCGCTTCTACGAACGCTACGCCGACCACTGCGTCAACGTGGCTTCGCGCATCGTCTTCTTAGTCACCGGGCAAAGCCCAGAAGACTACGCGGACCAGAAAACCATCCAGATCTGA
- the pstA gene encoding phosphate ABC transporter permease PstA, with amino-acid sequence MSTAIPSDGSRKESIAATDSAATSTATTDTLEQTPRRTDNPFTDISGGRKATNTIMNALMWIAMILAMIPLGWLLWTVFANGYEAVFSASWWTEDMSSVGNRTQGGGALHAIAGTLVQTLIASLFSIPIGVFTAIYLVEYANGNRLGKLTTFMVDILSGVPSIVAALFIYAVWITILGQQRSGFAVSLSLILLMVPVVVRNTEEMLRVVPMDLREASYALGVPKWKTIVRIVLPTALSGIITGIMLAVARVMGESAPVLILVGTSRSVNWFGIFGEPQSSLPLFMLDMWNANPSIQAVSDRLWGAALTLVILVVVINLLARFIASKFSVKK; translated from the coding sequence ATGAGTACTGCAATCCCTTCCGACGGCTCGCGCAAGGAGTCGATCGCTGCGACGGATTCCGCTGCGACCAGCACGGCAACGACCGACACGCTGGAGCAGACGCCGCGTCGCACTGACAACCCGTTCACCGACATCTCCGGTGGCCGTAAGGCCACGAACACGATCATGAACGCCCTGATGTGGATCGCCATGATCCTGGCGATGATCCCGCTCGGCTGGCTGCTCTGGACAGTGTTCGCCAACGGCTACGAGGCTGTGTTCTCCGCGTCCTGGTGGACCGAGGACATGAGCTCCGTGGGTAACCGCACCCAGGGTGGTGGTGCACTGCACGCTATCGCCGGTACCCTCGTCCAGACCCTTATCGCGTCCCTGTTCTCCATTCCGATCGGTGTGTTCACCGCTATCTACCTGGTGGAGTACGCCAACGGCAACCGCCTGGGCAAGCTCACCACCTTCATGGTGGACATCCTCTCTGGTGTTCCGTCCATCGTTGCCGCACTGTTCATCTACGCGGTGTGGATCACCATCCTGGGTCAGCAGCGTTCCGGCTTCGCTGTGTCGCTCTCCCTGATCTTGCTTATGGTCCCGGTTGTTGTTCGTAACACCGAAGAAATGCTCCGCGTGGTTCCGATGGACCTGCGCGAGGCCTCCTACGCACTGGGTGTTCCGAAGTGGAAGACCATCGTGCGCATCGTTCTTCCGACCGCGCTGTCCGGCATCATCACCGGTATCATGCTGGCCGTCGCCCGCGTCATGGGTGAGTCCGCACCGGTGCTGATCCTTGTTGGTACGTCCCGTTCTGTGAACTGGTTCGGTATCTTCGGCGAGCCGCAGTCCTCGCTGCCGCTGTTCATGCTGGACATGTGGAACGCGAACCCGTCCATCCAGGCAGTCTCCGACCGTCTGTGGGGCGCGGCCCTGACCCTGGTGATCCTGGTGGTTGTTATCAACCTTCTCGCCCGGTTCATCGCATCCAAGTTCTCGGTTAAGAAGTAA
- a CDS encoding FABP family protein, with amino-acid sequence MSETTHDSIPQPTGGEHLDGNEAVNIAAERAKTTGSRNIPTFGFDVPLADDTANLRQGPSLHDGLLALLPLVGVWHGTGQANPAMEDNAEEFTFGQQLIISHDGENYLRFESRTWRLDGEGNPAGPLEREVGFWRISLDDDIEVILTNSRGLVEILYGEPVNERAWSLASASTVATATGPASHGPGKRLYGLLPNQNLGWVDERMVGTGEDRELVPYMSAELTRVAG; translated from the coding sequence ATGAGCGAAACTACGCACGATTCCATCCCACAACCAACTGGCGGCGAGCACCTCGACGGCAACGAAGCCGTCAACATTGCCGCCGAGCGCGCGAAGACCACCGGTAGCCGCAACATCCCTACGTTTGGCTTTGACGTGCCGCTTGCCGACGACACGGCGAACCTCCGCCAAGGCCCCAGCCTGCACGACGGTCTACTAGCACTTCTCCCTCTAGTAGGCGTGTGGCACGGCACTGGTCAAGCGAACCCGGCCATGGAAGACAACGCCGAGGAATTCACCTTTGGTCAGCAGTTGATCATCTCCCACGATGGTGAGAACTACCTCCGCTTTGAGTCCCGCACGTGGCGCCTCGACGGTGAAGGCAACCCGGCCGGCCCACTGGAACGCGAAGTCGGCTTCTGGCGCATCTCGCTCGACGACGACATTGAGGTGATCCTGACCAACTCCCGCGGACTGGTGGAAATCCTCTACGGCGAGCCCGTCAACGAGCGCGCGTGGTCCCTAGCGTCCGCGTCCACCGTGGCCACCGCCACCGGCCCCGCCTCCCACGGCCCCGGCAAGCGCCTATACGGCTTGCTGCCCAACCAGAACCTCGGCTGGGTCGACGAACGCATGGTGGGCACCGGCGAGGACCGCGAGCTAGTCCCGTACATGTCCGCCGAACTAACCCGCGTCGCCGGCTAG
- a CDS encoding LmeA family phospholipid-binding protein: MSTALIDRERAARRWWRRPPRAAWITASTIIVVLACLFLADSFTAARVERTLSRNAQTTAKLAAEPETFVDGFPFTQVLLTGQVPRLSIQALDVDVPGVGIANARTDIHHIFIDPADALAGRFEGAQADIVEHTISLDGVAFGQLIRVDGVHMTDLDISNPYDISPNGGPASEAQLTGTIPGMDTRSTAIVSLRLDGPLFRMTPIQLIDVDDKHREAVTRAFTLELDTRMLSFGAHADAADMVQLVGGSIQFLAQRRQVTLTSEDLSPIAHRPD; encoded by the coding sequence GTGAGTACCGCACTGATTGATCGCGAGCGCGCAGCTCGCCGCTGGTGGCGCCGGCCCCCGCGCGCCGCGTGGATCACCGCGTCAACGATCATCGTTGTCCTTGCGTGCCTGTTCCTCGCCGATTCCTTTACTGCGGCGCGCGTTGAGCGAACGCTATCGCGCAACGCACAAACCACCGCGAAGCTTGCCGCTGAGCCGGAAACTTTCGTCGATGGCTTTCCGTTCACGCAGGTCCTGCTGACAGGTCAAGTGCCGCGGTTAAGCATTCAGGCGCTTGACGTTGACGTGCCGGGCGTGGGCATCGCGAACGCCCGGACCGACATTCACCACATCTTCATCGACCCTGCCGACGCCCTCGCCGGGCGCTTCGAGGGCGCCCAAGCGGACATCGTTGAGCACACAATCAGCCTCGACGGCGTGGCGTTCGGCCAGCTGATTCGCGTCGACGGCGTCCACATGACGGACTTGGATATCTCCAACCCCTACGACATTTCTCCCAACGGCGGGCCAGCCAGCGAAGCGCAACTGACCGGCACGATCCCTGGGATGGATACGCGCAGCACAGCGATTGTCTCTCTTCGGCTCGACGGACCACTGTTCCGGATGACCCCAATCCAGCTGATCGATGTTGATGACAAGCACCGCGAGGCAGTGACGCGCGCGTTCACCTTGGAACTGGATACGCGGATGCTGTCCTTCGGCGCACACGCCGACGCGGCCGACATGGTGCAGCTCGTCGGCGGCTCGATCCAATTTCTCGCACAACGACGGCAGGTCACGCTGACCTCGGAGGACCTGAGCCCAATCGCTCACCGGCCGGACTAA
- the mshD gene encoding mycothiol synthase, with product MGITHITAGALASDSRVRSEADELLARIEKQDRVAAFSEAFLAGMREARWSHEHFLALIDDTLVGIAGLSPDGSAELAVEPTARGRGIGTTLAKAVLKHHEARDNDGGNNGDASLGFWAHGNLPAAQSVANRLDLTPRRTLLVMEIEGEALDAITDDDAWAKTQAELAEQGLGLETYGEAVDKYGANAVDRAWLAVNNDAFSWHPEQGGWDIERLRAGMNTQWFDPHGVILLWDFAGHESGDGEPATLVGFHWTKMHVADSEAGAAGDEHGAKGEVYVVGLSSAYRGRGLGDPLMRAGLVSLRKRGDVSRVVLYVEEDNKPAVARYRQLGFTVVEHHVVYAR from the coding sequence ATGGGCATCACGCACATTACAGCAGGCGCTCTCGCTTCCGACAGCCGCGTACGCAGCGAGGCCGATGAGCTGCTCGCGCGCATCGAGAAGCAAGATCGCGTCGCCGCATTCTCCGAGGCCTTTCTCGCAGGCATGCGCGAAGCCCGCTGGTCGCATGAGCATTTTCTTGCGCTTATCGACGACACCCTAGTAGGCATCGCCGGCCTTTCCCCAGATGGTTCCGCTGAGTTGGCCGTAGAACCCACCGCGCGTGGCCGGGGGATAGGAACGACCCTGGCGAAGGCAGTGCTTAAGCACCATGAAGCCCGTGACAATGACGGTGGAAATAACGGGGATGCGAGCCTAGGGTTCTGGGCGCACGGCAACCTCCCGGCCGCGCAGAGCGTAGCTAACCGGCTTGATCTCACGCCGCGCAGGACGCTGCTCGTGATGGAGATTGAAGGTGAAGCCTTAGACGCCATTACGGACGATGACGCGTGGGCGAAGACCCAGGCCGAACTGGCGGAGCAGGGGTTGGGGCTGGAAACGTATGGTGAGGCCGTCGATAAGTATGGCGCGAACGCCGTGGATCGCGCGTGGCTTGCCGTGAACAACGACGCCTTTAGCTGGCACCCCGAACAAGGCGGATGGGATATTGAACGTCTTCGCGCCGGGATGAACACGCAGTGGTTTGACCCGCATGGAGTGATCCTCCTGTGGGATTTCGCTGGCCACGAATCCGGTGACGGCGAGCCTGCCACCCTCGTGGGTTTCCACTGGACGAAGATGCACGTCGCTGATAGTGAAGCTGGCGCTGCTGGTGACGAGCACGGGGCGAAGGGCGAGGTCTACGTCGTCGGGCTTTCTTCCGCCTATCGTGGGCGTGGCCTCGGTGATCCTTTGATGCGCGCCGGGCTTGTATCCCTGCGTAAGCGCGGCGATGTATCCCGCGTTGTCCTCTACGTTGAAGAGGACAATAAGCCAGCTGTAGCGAGGTACCGGCAGCTCGGCTTCACCGTGGTGGAGCATCACGTTGTGTACGCGCGGTGA
- the pstC gene encoding phosphate ABC transporter permease subunit PstC yields the protein MADNELPATEHDDRGAGPATRTEPVVTGSTGTPISKGQDPATSGTPEAGASGSQNGVKRPGDRVFEALSTISAALITVIIAAIGIFLIYQAIIPLSRNAENFFTYTGEWDTPGEGPMKFGIPNLFLSTVTISLIALIIAMPVALAIALFLSNYAPKQLVRPLSTLVDMLAAVPSIVYGVWGAQILGPALKPFYEWLNNLFGGFILFNNEGSPSFDTGRNMLTGGIVLAIMILPVIAATAREIFVQTPPGHIESALALGATRWEVIRMAVLPFGFSGFIAGSMLGLGRALGETMALYMVVSPSPAFRGSLFDGGTTFATAIANASGEFNNEISAGAYIAAGLVLFLLTFIVNSIARAIVNK from the coding sequence ATGGCTGATAACGAATTGCCAGCAACAGAACACGACGACCGTGGTGCCGGCCCCGCCACGAGGACTGAACCTGTCGTGACTGGCTCCACCGGAACCCCCATTTCCAAGGGGCAGGACCCGGCCACCAGCGGAACGCCAGAAGCTGGCGCATCCGGTTCTCAGAATGGCGTGAAGCGCCCCGGCGACCGCGTCTTCGAAGCACTCTCCACCATCTCCGCAGCGCTGATCACCGTGATCATCGCCGCCATCGGTATCTTCCTGATCTACCAGGCGATTATTCCGTTGTCCCGCAACGCCGAAAACTTCTTCACCTACACCGGTGAGTGGGACACCCCGGGCGAAGGACCGATGAAGTTCGGTATCCCGAACCTCTTCCTGTCCACCGTGACGATCTCCCTGATCGCTTTGATCATCGCTATGCCGGTGGCCCTCGCGATTGCACTCTTCCTCTCTAACTACGCACCTAAGCAGCTGGTTCGCCCGCTGTCGACCCTGGTCGACATGCTCGCTGCAGTTCCGTCGATCGTTTACGGTGTGTGGGGTGCACAGATTCTCGGCCCAGCCCTGAAGCCCTTCTACGAGTGGCTCAACAACCTCTTCGGCGGATTCATCCTCTTCAACAATGAGGGCTCCCCGTCGTTCGACACCGGCCGTAACATGCTCACCGGTGGTATCGTTCTGGCGATCATGATCCTCCCGGTCATCGCCGCTACTGCACGTGAGATCTTCGTGCAGACCCCTCCGGGACACATCGAGTCCGCCCTGGCGCTTGGTGCCACCCGCTGGGAGGTCATCCGCATGGCTGTTCTCCCGTTCGGTTTCTCCGGCTTCATCGCTGGTTCCATGCTTGGTCTTGGTCGCGCCCTCGGTGAGACCATGGCGCTCTACATGGTTGTCTCCCCGTCGCCCGCGTTCCGCGGTTCGCTTTTCGACGGTGGTACGACCTTCGCTACCGCGATTGCTAACGCGTCGGGTGAGTTCAACAACGAGATTTCGGCTGGTGCCTACATTGCAGCTGGTCTGGTCCTGTTCTTGCTCACGTTCATCGTCAACTCGATCGCCCGCGCGATCGTTAACAAGTAA
- the pstB gene encoding phosphate ABC transporter ATP-binding protein PstB: MAKLELNDLNIYYGDFHAVNTVNMKIPAQAVTAFIGPSGCGKSTVLRTLNRMHEVIPNASVTGQVLLDGHDIYAKDVDPVSVRNTIGMVFQKANPFPTMSIEDNVVAGLKLAGEKNKSKLKEIAERSLRGANLWDEVKDRLDKPGGGLSGGQQQRLCIARAIAVQPEVLLMDEPCSALDPISTLAVEDLIHELKDEYTIVIVTHNMQQAARVSDKTAFFSLEATGKPGQLIEFNDTTTIFENPERKETEDYIAGRFG, from the coding sequence ATGGCCAAGCTTGAGCTCAATGACCTCAACATTTACTACGGTGACTTCCACGCCGTGAACACCGTCAACATGAAGATCCCCGCACAGGCCGTGACCGCGTTCATCGGCCCGTCCGGTTGCGGTAAGTCCACCGTGCTCCGCACGCTGAACCGCATGCACGAGGTCATCCCTAACGCATCCGTCACCGGCCAGGTCCTGCTGGACGGCCACGACATCTACGCCAAGGACGTCGACCCGGTGTCCGTGCGCAACACCATCGGCATGGTGTTCCAGAAGGCTAACCCGTTCCCGACCATGTCCATCGAGGACAACGTTGTCGCCGGCCTGAAGCTTGCTGGCGAGAAGAACAAGTCCAAGCTGAAGGAAATCGCTGAGCGCTCCCTGCGCGGCGCAAACCTCTGGGACGAGGTCAAGGACCGTCTGGACAAGCCGGGTGGCGGCCTCTCCGGTGGTCAGCAGCAGCGTCTCTGCATCGCTCGCGCGATTGCAGTGCAGCCGGAAGTTCTGCTCATGGACGAGCCGTGCTCCGCTCTTGACCCGATCTCGACCCTGGCTGTGGAGGACCTGATCCACGAGCTGAAGGACGAGTACACCATCGTCATCGTAACGCACAACATGCAGCAGGCAGCGCGTGTGTCCGACAAGACCGCGTTCTTCTCCCTCGAGGCAACCGGTAAGCCGGGCCAGCTCATCGAGTTCAACGACACGACCACGATCTTCGAGAACCCTGAGCGCAAGGAGACCGAGGACTACATCGCTGGTCGCTTCGGTTAA
- the pstS gene encoding phosphate ABC transporter substrate-binding protein PstS codes for MIKNIKRTAAIFGAVALTSSALVACGGDNGNGGGGDEKDPSQIEGLSGQSGQLVAEGATSQADAMNEVFGLRYQEAVEGATLAYNGTGSGQGVKNFTAGQVAFAGSDSPLKDEEVEPAKQRCNGNEAWHLPMVIGPVAIAYNLEGQDINLTIDNLVDIFKGDIKKWNDSKIADANPDASLPDKDIKVIYRAEESGTSDNFQKFLKAASNGRWDSTGKSFPKAVGAGANKSTGVVKEVEKIDGAITYVEVGAAQASGLQIANIDFGAGPVELNKDSVVKALDNLEFKEGHNEHDLVVDSEALFKQNGEGAYPLILTTYEIVCSAGYDEATGKQVKDFLKVALESQNQTLEDVGYIPVEGKHLERLKAAVDALA; via the coding sequence GTGATCAAGAACATCAAGCGCACCGCTGCCATCTTCGGCGCAGTGGCCCTGACTTCCTCCGCTCTTGTTGCCTGCGGCGGCGACAATGGTAACGGCGGCGGCGGCGATGAAAAGGACCCGTCTCAGATCGAGGGCCTTTCCGGTCAGTCCGGTCAGCTCGTCGCTGAGGGTGCAACCTCCCAGGCAGACGCAATGAACGAGGTCTTCGGTCTTCGTTACCAAGAGGCTGTTGAAGGCGCAACGCTTGCGTACAACGGCACCGGCTCTGGCCAGGGCGTGAAGAACTTCACCGCAGGCCAGGTCGCTTTCGCTGGTTCTGACTCCCCGCTGAAGGACGAAGAGGTTGAGCCGGCTAAGCAGCGCTGCAACGGCAACGAAGCATGGCACCTGCCGATGGTGATCGGCCCGGTCGCTATCGCCTACAACCTTGAGGGCCAGGACATCAACCTGACCATCGACAACCTGGTTGACATCTTCAAGGGCGACATCAAGAAGTGGAACGACTCCAAGATCGCTGACGCTAACCCGGACGCTTCCCTGCCGGACAAGGACATCAAGGTCATCTACCGCGCTGAGGAGTCCGGTACCTCTGACAACTTCCAGAAGTTCCTGAAGGCTGCCTCCAACGGTCGCTGGGACTCCACCGGTAAGTCCTTCCCGAAGGCTGTCGGTGCTGGTGCTAACAAGTCCACCGGTGTGGTCAAGGAAGTTGAGAAGATCGACGGCGCTATCACCTACGTTGAGGTTGGTGCTGCACAGGCTTCCGGCCTCCAGATCGCCAACATTGACTTCGGTGCAGGCCCGGTTGAGCTGAACAAGGACTCCGTTGTCAAGGCTCTGGACAACCTTGAGTTCAAGGAAGGTCACAACGAGCACGACCTCGTCGTTGACTCTGAGGCACTGTTCAAGCAGAACGGCGAGGGCGCATACCCGCTCATCCTCACGACCTACGAGATCGTCTGCTCCGCAGGCTACGACGAGGCAACCGGTAAGCAGGTCAAGGACTTCCTGAAGGTCGCTCTGGAATCCCAGAACCAGACCCTCGAGGACGTCGGCTACATCCCGGTCGAGGGCAAGCACCTCGAGCGCCTGAAGGCTGCTGTCGACGCTCTTGCGTAA
- a CDS encoding aminodeoxychorismate lyase, translated as MGLYPARIPQPVIYLVEPFGGSMRRHNLNLPHVFWDDAAVTRGDGVFETILVSAGEPVNVGKHLERFARSAALLDLPEPDADTWVRATREAVADFVRESGLDPQNPADADALSQLEGKCVWTYTRGRESTGVPTAWVTVRPVAPEVVAQRENGVRVLTAPKGYTIARIDDAAAAPWMAVGAKSLNYAGAMAAQRWAASQGADDVIYIEPESGRVLESTIASVLVVKANKKLRTPVTGGDVLPGTTVAAIFARAVDDGWRCKEKDLTVDDLHNAEQVWLVSSVRGGVRVTSIDGKKLPTPKAKEEDAVRVLIENSRRAG; from the coding sequence ATGGGCCTTTATCCTGCACGCATTCCGCAGCCGGTTATCTACCTCGTGGAGCCATTTGGCGGTTCCATGCGTAGGCACAATCTGAATTTGCCGCACGTTTTCTGGGACGATGCCGCAGTCACGCGTGGCGACGGGGTGTTTGAGACCATCTTGGTTTCCGCCGGTGAACCAGTGAACGTGGGCAAGCACTTGGAGCGCTTCGCGCGTTCCGCCGCGCTGCTGGACTTGCCGGAACCAGATGCGGACACGTGGGTGCGTGCAACACGTGAGGCCGTGGCGGATTTCGTCCGCGAATCGGGCCTGGATCCGCAGAACCCCGCGGACGCTGATGCGCTTTCACAACTCGAAGGCAAGTGCGTGTGGACATACACCCGTGGGCGGGAGTCCACCGGCGTGCCCACGGCGTGGGTGACGGTGCGCCCGGTTGCGCCGGAGGTCGTGGCGCAGCGCGAAAACGGCGTGCGCGTCCTCACCGCGCCGAAGGGCTACACAATAGCGCGTATCGACGACGCGGCGGCGGCACCATGGATGGCCGTCGGTGCGAAGTCACTGAATTACGCCGGTGCAATGGCAGCGCAGCGCTGGGCCGCATCCCAGGGCGCGGACGATGTGATTTACATCGAGCCCGAGTCAGGCCGCGTGCTGGAAAGCACCATCGCGTCGGTGCTCGTGGTGAAGGCCAACAAGAAACTGCGCACGCCTGTTACCGGCGGCGATGTCCTGCCCGGCACCACCGTGGCAGCGATCTTCGCGCGCGCAGTCGACGACGGATGGCGCTGTAAAGAAAAAGACCTCACCGTTGATGATCTGCACAACGCCGAGCAGGTGTGGCTCGTGTCCTCCGTGCGCGGCGGGGTGCGCGTCACCTCCATCGATGGGAAGAAGTTACCCACGCCCAAAGCCAAAGAAGAGGACGCCGTGCGTGTGCTTATCGAGAACAGCCGCCGCGCTGGCTAG